The Mucilaginibacter mallensis genome has a segment encoding these proteins:
- a CDS encoding tRNA1(Val) (adenine(37)-N6)-methyltransferase produces MADIFRFKQFGVDQSGCAMKINTDGVLLGALAQAENPQSILDIGTGTGVIALMLAQRFTDAQIDAVEIDAIAAETAGNNFKNSPFVADRLTVFPVSFESFFEDHPEKKYDLIISNPPFHINSLESPKAKKTLAKHADGDFFEILIKYIAEHLTENGLCWLVLPLETSALVKALVQQYRLYLQKVIAIHSFEESAPHREVVRFGLNEISEVKSKMVIYEAVNKYSEEYKKLLHPYFIAF; encoded by the coding sequence ATGGCGGATATCTTTCGCTTCAAACAATTCGGCGTTGACCAGAGCGGCTGCGCCATGAAGATCAATACCGATGGTGTGCTCCTCGGCGCGCTTGCTCAAGCTGAAAATCCTCAAAGTATATTGGATATTGGTACCGGCACAGGCGTTATCGCATTAATGCTTGCCCAACGATTTACCGATGCCCAAATAGATGCGGTTGAGATTGATGCAATAGCCGCGGAAACTGCCGGGAACAACTTTAAAAACTCACCTTTTGTTGCTGATCGTTTAACAGTATTCCCGGTTAGCTTTGAAAGCTTTTTTGAGGATCATCCCGAAAAGAAATATGATCTGATTATATCAAACCCACCGTTTCATATCAATTCACTGGAATCGCCAAAGGCTAAAAAAACACTAGCGAAACATGCCGATGGAGATTTTTTTGAGATCCTGATAAAGTATATAGCTGAACATTTAACTGAAAATGGCTTATGCTGGCTAGTTTTGCCGTTGGAAACATCAGCTTTGGTGAAAGCATTGGTACAACAGTATCGATTATATTTACAGAAAGTTATTGCGATACATTCATTTGAAGAATCTGCGCCCCATAGGGAGGTTGTGCGTTTTGGGTTGAATGAAATTTCAGAAGTAAAAAGTAAAATGGTAATTTATGAAGCAGTAAATAAGTATTCTGAAGAATACAAAAAGTTGCTACATCCTTACTTTATCGCTTTTTGA
- a CDS encoding metallophosphoesterase family protein encodes MTRIGLISDTHSFLDEAVFKHFENCDEIWHAGDFGNIELADKLAAFKPLKGVYGNIDGQDIRRAYPLNLRFKCEDVDVWMTHIGGYPGKYAQAVRPEIFANSPQLFITGHSHILKVMFDKKINCLHLNPGAAGKQGWQKVRTLMRFAIDGDKIQDLQVIELAV; translated from the coding sequence ATGACCCGAATAGGCCTGATTTCCGATACCCATAGCTTCCTTGACGAGGCCGTATTCAAACACTTTGAAAACTGCGACGAGATTTGGCATGCCGGTGATTTTGGTAATATAGAACTCGCCGATAAACTGGCCGCGTTTAAGCCATTAAAAGGCGTGTACGGCAATATCGACGGGCAGGACATACGTAGAGCCTATCCCTTAAACTTGCGCTTTAAATGCGAGGATGTGGATGTATGGATGACCCACATTGGCGGTTACCCGGGCAAATACGCTCAAGCAGTACGACCCGAGATCTTTGCTAACTCACCTCAGTTGTTCATTACCGGGCATTCGCATATTTTAAAGGTGATGTTCGATAAAAAGATCAACTGCTTGCATCTTAATCCCGGCGCTGCCGGTAAGCAGGGCTGGCAAAAAGTACGCACGCTTATGCGGTTTGCTATTGATGGTGATAAGATACAGGATCTGCAGGTGATTGAATTGGCTGTATAG
- the rnhA gene encoding ribonuclease HI — translation MIEIFTDGASSGNPGPGGYGVILRSGKHYKELSEGFRKTTNNRMELMAVIKGLEAIKTLNQDVMIFSDSKYVIDSIEKKWVNGWVKKGFEGKKNKDLWMRYLDVSKRHNIKFNWVRGHNGHPENERCDQLAVAAGKQKDLLIDSVFEMENAKVNLM, via the coding sequence ATGATCGAAATTTTTACAGACGGTGCATCAAGCGGGAACCCGGGACCGGGTGGATATGGGGTAATATTACGCTCAGGGAAGCATTATAAGGAGCTTTCGGAAGGTTTTCGTAAAACTACCAACAACCGCATGGAGCTGATGGCTGTAATAAAAGGACTAGAAGCTATAAAAACCCTGAATCAGGATGTTATGATTTTCTCTGATTCCAAATATGTTATAGATTCCATTGAAAAGAAATGGGTGAATGGCTGGGTAAAAAAGGGGTTTGAAGGCAAAAAAAACAAAGATCTTTGGATGCGTTACCTGGACGTAAGCAAACGACATAATATAAAATTCAACTGGGTACGCGGCCATAACGGGCACCCCGAAAATGAGCGCTGCGACCAGCTGGCAGTAGCTGCCGGCAAACAGAAAGACCTGCTTATTGATTCCGTTTTTGAAATGGAAAATGCGAAGGTGAATTTGATGTAG
- a CDS encoding heavy metal translocating P-type ATPase, translated as MAEQLIELNVKGMHCNNCAISVHNLLEKKGLKNILVDFAGEEVKFSNDKGANVPEIIKGIEQLGFKVVDDIATHQPKFYEKVENKFFFCAIFTAPLLLHMILPWHFLHMPIVQLLLCLPVFIVGCLHFGKSAYGSVRNGLPNMDVLIFVGSTAAFVYSLIGTIENMGEKYEFYETCATIITLVLLGNVFEKRSVTQTTSAVKDLVKIQQVTANRIINGSIEVISAKDVLAGDTLLVNQGDKIPVDGDVLSGNASVDESMLTGESLPVEKGKYDKVIGGTIIQHGNIHMIATKVGTHTVLAQIIDLMRKAQAAKPPVQKLGDKVASIFVPAVMLISLLTFAITYFVGHAPAQTALMSAIAVLVISCPCAMGLATPTAVMVGLGRAAKNGILIKGGDTIEAVANTKYVVFDKTGTLTTGKFRINDIKAEVGNDIEKIRGIIMAIEERSNHPIAKSLVSELKTLPQQKVILSKAIEEKGLGMRAGDIEGNNYFLGTAKVEGSSNFNLSLYKNQILLAQIAIDDEIKPDAAALIAQLKKMDIIPVLLSGDKKSRCQRVANAIGITDIHAEKLPDEKLAVIDIYKQKGKTIMIGDGINDAPALTQADVGVSMNDASQIAIQSARVILLNTDLQSVVKFLQISKHTLLTIKQNLFWAFAYNIVAIPIAALGFLNPMVGAFAMAFSDVVVIGNSLRLKAKRLS; from the coding sequence ATGGCAGAGCAACTGATAGAGCTGAATGTTAAGGGAATGCATTGCAATAATTGTGCAATATCCGTCCATAATTTATTAGAAAAAAAAGGGCTAAAAAATATTTTGGTCGATTTTGCGGGCGAAGAAGTGAAATTTTCGAACGATAAAGGGGCCAATGTTCCGGAAATTATCAAGGGCATTGAGCAGCTCGGCTTCAAAGTTGTTGACGATATTGCCACGCATCAGCCTAAATTTTATGAAAAAGTAGAAAATAAATTTTTCTTCTGCGCCATTTTCACCGCTCCCCTGTTACTACACATGATACTGCCTTGGCATTTTTTACATATGCCGATAGTACAATTGCTGTTATGCCTGCCGGTTTTTATAGTAGGCTGCCTTCATTTTGGTAAAAGCGCTTATGGTTCGGTAAGAAACGGCCTGCCGAACATGGATGTGCTGATATTTGTTGGATCGACCGCAGCGTTTGTATACAGCCTGATCGGTACCATTGAAAACATGGGCGAAAAATATGAATTTTATGAAACCTGCGCCACTATCATCACATTGGTTTTACTGGGTAATGTTTTCGAAAAACGTTCGGTTACACAAACCACATCAGCAGTAAAGGACCTGGTAAAAATTCAGCAGGTTACTGCCAACAGGATAATTAACGGCAGTATCGAAGTGATCAGCGCGAAGGATGTGTTAGCGGGTGACACTTTGCTCGTTAACCAGGGCGATAAAATACCTGTGGATGGTGATGTGTTATCAGGCAATGCTTCGGTTGATGAATCTATGCTTACCGGTGAAAGTCTGCCCGTTGAGAAAGGAAAATACGATAAGGTTATCGGCGGTACCATCATTCAGCATGGTAATATCCATATGATTGCCACCAAGGTAGGCACACATACAGTCCTGGCACAAATCATCGACCTGATGAGAAAGGCGCAGGCGGCAAAACCTCCCGTACAAAAACTGGGCGATAAGGTGGCATCTATATTTGTACCTGCTGTAATGCTTATCTCATTACTAACATTCGCTATAACTTATTTTGTGGGCCACGCGCCTGCGCAAACCGCGTTAATGAGTGCTATTGCCGTTTTGGTGATATCGTGCCCCTGCGCCATGGGTTTGGCCACGCCTACCGCTGTAATGGTAGGTTTAGGCAGGGCCGCGAAGAATGGGATATTAATTAAAGGGGGCGATACTATTGAAGCTGTGGCCAACACCAAATATGTGGTATTTGATAAAACAGGCACATTAACTACCGGTAAGTTCCGAATTAATGATATAAAGGCTGAGGTTGGTAATGATATAGAGAAAATCCGGGGTATAATTATGGCCATTGAGGAAAGATCAAACCACCCGATAGCTAAATCACTGGTTAGTGAATTAAAAACGTTGCCGCAACAAAAGGTGATATTGAGCAAAGCCATTGAAGAAAAAGGCCTGGGTATGCGTGCCGGAGATATTGAGGGCAATAATTATTTTTTAGGTACTGCAAAAGTTGAAGGCAGCAGTAATTTTAATCTATCACTTTATAAAAACCAAATATTACTCGCACAAATAGCTATTGACGATGAAATAAAACCTGATGCCGCCGCACTGATCGCTCAATTAAAAAAAATGGATATCATTCCGGTTTTATTAAGTGGCGACAAGAAAAGCAGGTGCCAAAGGGTTGCTAACGCGATAGGCATTACCGATATACACGCGGAAAAACTACCTGATGAAAAACTCGCTGTTATCGACATCTATAAGCAAAAAGGCAAAACCATTATGATTGGCGACGGCATTAATGATGCCCCTGCCCTAACGCAGGCCGACGTGGGCGTATCTATGAATGATGCCAGCCAGATAGCCATACAATCAGCAAGGGTAATATTATTGAATACTGATCTACAATCCGTTGTGAAATTCCTGCAGATCAGCAAGCATACTTTGCTTACCATTAAGCAAAACCTTTTTTGGGCATTTGCCTATAACATAGTAGCTATCCCGATTGCCGCTTTAGGCTTTTTAAACCCGATGGTAGGTGCATTTGCCATGGCATTTTCGGATGTGGTGGTGATCGGTAACTCCCTCCGCCTCAAGGCAAAACGCCTTAGTTGA
- a CDS encoding RNA polymerase sigma-70 factor, whose amino-acid sequence MEFKNLPDHILIHECRIGNAKAFDILFERYFNKLHFFSLKYLKDRALAEEMVMDIMVKLWEKKEAFTTEVSIGPYLFRSMKNAIVDHYRKKGFKTVLLEQSHEKLSMSNSAENNLAFEELHKIYHTNLEKLSPQRRRVFEMSRHENMTYPEIARHLNLSVKTVESHISASLVHLRKSLNIYTDVLLVIIPLIYFF is encoded by the coding sequence ATGGAATTTAAAAATTTACCAGACCATATTCTTATTCATGAATGCCGGATTGGTAATGCCAAAGCCTTTGATATACTATTTGAGCGCTATTTTAATAAGCTACATTTCTTTTCTCTAAAATATCTAAAAGATCGCGCTTTAGCTGAAGAAATGGTTATGGATATAATGGTTAAACTTTGGGAAAAAAAGGAAGCTTTTACAACTGAAGTATCCATCGGGCCTTATCTTTTCAGGTCCATGAAAAATGCAATTGTTGATCATTATCGAAAAAAAGGCTTTAAAACTGTTCTTTTAGAACAATCCCATGAAAAGCTATCGATGAGCAATTCGGCCGAAAACAACCTTGCTTTTGAGGAATTACACAAAATCTATCACACAAATTTAGAGAAACTTAGTCCGCAACGACGCCGGGTGTTTGAGATGAGCCGTCATGAAAATATGACCTATCCTGAAATTGCCAGACACCTAAACCTATCTGTTAAAACAGTTGAAAGTCATATATCAGCCTCTCTGGTCCATCTACGTAAAAGCTTGAACATTTATACTGATGTTCTTTTAGTAATTATTCCGCTTATTTACTTTTTTTAA
- a CDS encoding FecR family protein, protein MNKELLKRYFQNTCSPEELEEVNYFLSHPESGKIIQEVLDEEWATFETPKLDEKELANYRLRFLAERNEKLNPKKINPLWRKHWLKYAAIFLLATGFGSYSILRNHNSQTNKVVFLESKNPNGQRSIVTLPDSTIVYLGAGSKLKFPESFTGNTREIALEGEAFFQVKKDHKHPFIIHTGSIQTKVLGTSFKIEAFKGHLFTVSVATGKVRVDQNVALPTKHLNSLAVLIPGQKVTYNAVTNKASTSTVSIDDLQQWKLGNLVFNKERMDEVAAVLERYYDVSIQISSKEINAYRVNTSFKADESVGKVLQILSATANFNYNIQGKQITIKRR, encoded by the coding sequence GTGAATAAAGAACTGTTAAAAAGATATTTTCAAAATACCTGTTCTCCTGAAGAATTAGAAGAGGTAAATTATTTTCTTAGCCACCCGGAATCAGGAAAGATTATACAAGAGGTGCTTGATGAGGAATGGGCCACATTTGAAACGCCCAAATTGGATGAAAAAGAGCTTGCTAATTATCGCCTGCGTTTTTTAGCCGAGCGGAATGAGAAACTTAACCCCAAAAAGATCAACCCTCTTTGGAGGAAACATTGGCTAAAATATGCGGCAATATTCTTATTAGCCACTGGTTTTGGCTCTTATTCAATATTGCGGAATCATAATAGTCAGACCAATAAAGTGGTGTTTTTGGAAAGTAAAAACCCTAATGGACAACGTTCTATTGTTACGTTACCGGACAGCACAATTGTTTACTTAGGCGCAGGCAGTAAACTTAAATTTCCTGAGAGTTTTACAGGAAATACGAGGGAAATAGCCTTGGAGGGTGAAGCTTTTTTCCAGGTAAAGAAAGATCATAAACATCCCTTTATTATTCATACCGGTTCCATTCAAACCAAAGTTTTAGGCACATCCTTTAAAATAGAAGCATTCAAAGGGCATTTATTTACCGTAAGCGTTGCAACTGGCAAAGTGAGGGTTGATCAAAACGTTGCATTACCAACAAAGCACCTTAATTCCCTTGCTGTACTTATACCCGGTCAGAAAGTAACCTATAATGCGGTTACGAATAAAGCAAGTACAAGCACAGTTTCAATAGATGATCTTCAGCAATGGAAGTTGGGTAACTTGGTTTTCAATAAGGAAAGGATGGATGAAGTCGCCGCAGTTCTTGAACGGTATTATGATGTCAGCATACAAATTTCAAGTAAGGAAATAAACGCATATCGGGTTAATACATCTTTTAAGGCGGATGAATCAGTGGGCAAAGTGTTACAGATATTAAGCGCCACAGCAAACTTCAACTATAATATTCAAGGTAAACAGATTACAATAAAAAGGAGATAA
- a CDS encoding TonB-dependent receptor domain-containing protein — translation MKVSLILLMVQLTLTGMLYATTARSQDISRIKITLRLDNADLKQSFLALQQKSGIRFSFGENLVESNPKRINVDFNEISLEEAVKQILTNTTLRYKLVNDFIVIETKPIPPPPGIIEGVVYDAKTKETLISAVIIVAGRSYPTDVNGHYRISLQPGLYDLEIRYIGYESKKIPDVTVKQSTTTTLDIFLQASATSLNEVRVEARRRAANETILLNDRKNSAVVSDAISAQNIEKTASITTTQALQRVTGVTITDDKYVAIRGLGDRSVIAELNGARLSSANPERSAVPLDLVPAALLDNITVYKTLSPDRPADASAGMIELKTKSVPESLVLEFTAQSGFNSTVGLGGNYNSFYNSDLGFFGQNVSKHDLSPDFINLAKQYPGGLTEIQNLFIQSRNSPEQTIEALRVSKIMQSFDPILTTQNKQADPNQVYTLSFGNSYKIFHGHTLGVIVSANYYQRTTDIYNGERNQYSLFQGVVTGSPTIFNPLHIPNFISPAAPRLDNYLSYKENTGTETINYGGLIGLTYQFNSRNEIQAQFLGSRGAESQGSNLNGSWQNTGLNFPVYNTINQLRTTYRTFNTYNIQGEHKFLDKDWSPKLSYNLSTSKSTQNDPDFRSTDLADYRTQRFVDPNGVGIGSDTYSFVSGLVHGVGNDYSSIIVADPNGRQYRNLDETNYNAKADLSQPFKIGKLSQLFKFGFNYLKRSRDYTEQILGLPGSNLGGGGAQLLNSANGNLNQLVSPSNIGLQDPSQYDNAGQSRVGGFLYQIQKSPNNYTGSYETRAFYGMLDAHITETLRITGGVRFESTDIRAHVDTTGVYVPPNLNALSGLPNQSVKYSTSQPNTSYVQNYKPYYSVNLTYSKIKDMNFRLAYSTSLARPELRELTNIYEFDPFQFAVVGGNPNLVNQLTKSADFRWEWFTGPGEVLSASAFTKTIDNSLEKVFTYTSQGNQSTAPEFPLIIYENDPNVGRVYGVELEARKDLGKTWDPLKYLFIGSNLLLDESTIDKNPARLAASRINDRHSPATSPVFEQAPYSINAYLDYANTATGTDITTSFNMVGARLIQVQLDGTPDLYDRPTPTLDLVFSQKLGKKWIVKGFAKNILDPPYKEVYTNPGNDGKYYGNEYIYSMYHKGAEFSLGLTYKLF, via the coding sequence ATGAAAGTATCCCTTATCCTGCTTATGGTACAACTCACCTTAACAGGGATGCTCTATGCCACAACTGCCCGCAGTCAGGACATATCAAGAATCAAAATTACGCTTCGCCTCGATAATGCCGATCTGAAACAAAGCTTTTTAGCATTACAACAAAAAAGCGGCATCCGTTTTTCATTTGGTGAAAATCTTGTAGAAAGTAATCCTAAAAGGATTAACGTGGATTTTAATGAAATTTCATTAGAAGAGGCGGTAAAACAGATTTTGACTAACACTACCTTAAGATATAAGTTAGTAAATGATTTTATAGTCATTGAAACGAAGCCCATCCCCCCGCCGCCCGGCATCATAGAAGGGGTCGTCTATGATGCCAAAACAAAGGAAACCCTAATAAGTGCGGTGATTATTGTAGCTGGCAGGTCTTATCCGACAGATGTTAATGGGCATTACAGAATATCCCTGCAACCAGGATTGTATGACCTGGAAATAAGATATATCGGGTATGAATCAAAAAAGATACCTGACGTAACGGTAAAGCAATCAACAACAACTACACTAGACATCTTCTTACAAGCTTCAGCCACCTCACTGAATGAGGTGAGGGTAGAGGCAAGAAGAAGAGCAGCCAATGAAACTATACTATTGAATGACCGTAAGAACTCCGCTGTTGTTTCAGATGCGATATCGGCACAGAATATTGAGAAAACAGCTAGTATCACTACCACACAGGCATTGCAAAGGGTTACCGGTGTTACCATTACGGATGATAAATATGTGGCGATAAGGGGACTGGGCGACCGTAGTGTAATTGCCGAATTGAATGGTGCCCGTTTATCATCTGCAAACCCGGAACGCAGTGCAGTACCGCTCGATCTTGTACCGGCAGCATTATTGGATAACATAACCGTTTATAAAACATTGAGCCCTGATAGGCCCGCCGACGCATCGGCAGGGATGATCGAGCTTAAAACCAAATCGGTACCCGAATCATTGGTGCTGGAATTTACCGCGCAATCCGGTTTTAACTCTACTGTTGGATTAGGTGGCAATTATAATAGCTTTTACAACAGCGACCTTGGCTTTTTTGGTCAAAACGTAAGTAAGCATGACCTTAGCCCTGATTTTATTAACCTGGCAAAACAATATCCGGGGGGATTAACGGAAATCCAAAACCTGTTTATCCAAAGCCGTAATAGTCCGGAACAAACTATTGAAGCATTAAGGGTCAGCAAGATCATGCAGAGTTTTGACCCTATACTTACGACCCAGAATAAACAAGCTGATCCAAACCAGGTTTATACCCTATCTTTTGGTAACTCTTACAAAATATTTCATGGTCATACCTTAGGTGTGATTGTCAGTGCCAATTATTACCAGCGCACAACAGATATTTATAATGGAGAACGAAACCAGTACAGCCTGTTTCAGGGAGTGGTTACCGGTTCGCCGACAATATTTAACCCACTCCACATTCCTAACTTTATATCGCCAGCTGCTCCCCGTTTGGACAATTACTTGAGCTATAAAGAAAATACGGGAACAGAAACTATAAATTATGGAGGCTTGATCGGTCTTACTTATCAGTTCAATAGTCGCAATGAAATTCAGGCGCAGTTTTTAGGCAGCCGCGGTGCTGAATCACAAGGTAGCAACCTTAACGGTTCCTGGCAAAATACAGGCCTGAACTTTCCGGTCTATAACACCATTAATCAGCTTCGGACTACCTACCGGACATTTAATACTTACAATATACAAGGAGAACACAAGTTTTTGGATAAAGATTGGTCGCCGAAACTTAGCTACAATTTAAGTACTTCAAAAAGTACCCAGAATGACCCTGACTTTCGCTCTACCGATCTGGCCGATTATCGTACACAGCGGTTCGTCGACCCGAACGGGGTAGGTATAGGGTCAGATACTTACAGCTTTGTCAGCGGTTTAGTGCATGGAGTAGGAAATGATTATAGCAGTATTATTGTTGCCGATCCTAACGGTCGTCAGTACCGAAATTTAGATGAAACCAATTATAATGCCAAGGCCGATCTGAGCCAGCCATTTAAAATCGGGAAATTAAGCCAGCTGTTTAAATTTGGTTTCAACTATTTAAAAAGAAGCAGGGATTATACGGAACAGATCCTGGGTTTACCCGGTTCTAATTTAGGCGGAGGTGGTGCCCAGCTACTAAACAGCGCAAATGGCAACCTTAACCAATTGGTTTCGCCAAGCAATATAGGTTTACAGGATCCGTCACAGTATGATAATGCAGGACAGTCGAGAGTTGGTGGCTTTTTATACCAGATACAGAAGTCGCCTAATAATTATACCGGCTCTTATGAAACGCGTGCCTTTTATGGAATGCTGGATGCTCATATTACTGAAACGCTCCGAATTACCGGTGGCGTGCGTTTTGAGTCCACTGATATAAGAGCGCATGTAGATACAACAGGTGTATACGTTCCACCTAATTTAAATGCACTCAGCGGGCTGCCCAATCAATCCGTAAAATACAGCACCAGCCAGCCCAATACCAGCTATGTGCAAAATTACAAGCCTTATTATTCAGTAAACTTAACCTACTCGAAAATAAAGGACATGAATTTCAGGCTGGCCTACAGTACTTCACTGGCCCGGCCTGAATTACGGGAACTTACCAATATTTACGAATTTGATCCTTTCCAATTTGCTGTTGTTGGTGGTAACCCTAATCTGGTTAACCAACTAACCAAAAGTGCAGATTTCAGGTGGGAATGGTTTACAGGGCCAGGTGAAGTTTTATCGGCATCAGCATTCACTAAAACCATTGATAATTCATTAGAAAAAGTATTTACCTATACATCACAGGGTAATCAATCTACAGCGCCTGAATTCCCGCTGATAATCTATGAAAATGATCCAAATGTGGGTAGGGTATATGGTGTGGAGCTGGAAGCCCGTAAGGATTTGGGTAAAACGTGGGACCCGCTTAAATATCTGTTTATTGGTTCTAATTTATTATTGGATGAGAGTACGATAGATAAAAATCCTGCACGTTTAGCTGCTTCGCGCATTAATGACAGGCACTCACCAGCTACAAGCCCCGTATTTGAGCAAGCGCCTTATTCCATTAATGCTTACCTGGATTATGCGAACACCGCCACTGGTACGGATATAACCACAAGCTTTAACATGGTTGGCGCAAGACTGATCCAGGTACAGTTGGATGGGACCCCTGATCTTTATGACCGGCCAACACCTACACTTGACCTGGTGTTCAGCCAGAAATTAGGCAAAAAATGGATAGTGAAAGGTTTTGCTAAAAATATTTTGGACCCACCCTACAAGGAGGTATATACCAACCCAGGTAATGATGGCAAATATTACGGCAATGAATATATCTACAGCATGTACCATAAAGGCGCTGAATTTTCACTGGGGCTTACCTATAAATTATTCTAA